A single genomic interval of Haloterrigena salifodinae harbors:
- a CDS encoding DUF3311 domain-containing protein, whose product MRRLQLLGWITVGTSLCALAVPWFLWGDSTVVAGLPLWLWWHVGWMWLASVVFWTFAQRAWGIGIEPGREGDSSDASGSEPSGLEHGNRSSRPATGGDRP is encoded by the coding sequence ATGCGTCGACTGCAACTCCTGGGGTGGATCACGGTCGGGACCAGCCTCTGTGCGCTGGCGGTCCCGTGGTTCCTCTGGGGCGATTCGACGGTCGTCGCCGGCCTGCCGCTGTGGCTCTGGTGGCACGTCGGCTGGATGTGGCTCGCGTCCGTCGTCTTCTGGACATTCGCTCAGCGGGCATGGGGTATCGGCATCGAACCCGGGCGCGAGGGCGACTCGAGCGACGCGAGCGGGTCGGAACCTTCGGGTCTCGAGCACGGAAATCGCTCGTCGCGGCCGGCAACGGGAGGTGACCGGCCGTGA
- a CDS encoding sodium:solute symporter family protein, whose translation MSVALQLGIIVGYLLLALAVGLVAYRLTDRTAEDFYLASRTLGTVVLLFTTFATLLSAFTFFAGPNIAYAQGPEWILVMGLMDGIIFAVLWYVIGYKQWLLGRQYGYVTLGEMLGDRFGSKRLRGLIAGISLLYLFPYVMLQQVGAGTALEALTEGAVPYAAGSGLITAFMILYVVVAGMRGIAWTDTLQGAFMLVTTWVATIWVLAAVGGPGAATEAIASSEATSGFLSLGSAYYTPQWMLSTAITIGFGVAMFPQVNQRFFAAGSKTVLKRSFALWPILCVLLFVPSFMLGAWAAGLELTVPEGGNVLPIVLAEYTPVWFAALVIAGAMAAMMSSSDSMLLSGSSYFTRDLCRPILAFFGRALSERGEDLIARIGVVVFASAAFLASLWNPATLFELGDAAFSGFAQLALPVLVALYWRRTTRAGITAGILASQTFYLLCLFLSVVPSSYAGWTAGIVGMGVGLLVTVAVSLVTTPAAAERRALYFERLGAD comes from the coding sequence GTGAGCGTCGCCTTACAGCTTGGGATCATCGTCGGCTACCTGCTGCTGGCGTTGGCGGTCGGACTGGTCGCCTACCGACTGACCGACCGGACGGCGGAGGACTTCTACCTAGCGAGTCGGACGCTGGGAACGGTCGTCCTGCTCTTTACGACCTTCGCGACGCTGCTGTCGGCGTTTACCTTCTTCGCCGGTCCGAACATCGCCTACGCGCAGGGTCCCGAGTGGATCCTCGTCATGGGGCTAATGGACGGGATCATCTTCGCCGTCCTCTGGTATGTCATCGGCTACAAGCAGTGGCTGCTCGGCCGCCAGTACGGCTACGTCACGCTCGGCGAGATGCTCGGCGACCGCTTCGGGTCGAAACGACTCCGCGGGCTGATCGCCGGTATCAGTTTGTTGTACCTTTTCCCGTACGTGATGCTCCAGCAGGTCGGCGCCGGGACCGCCCTCGAGGCGCTCACCGAAGGCGCCGTTCCCTATGCCGCCGGTTCAGGGCTGATCACCGCGTTCATGATCCTCTATGTCGTCGTCGCCGGGATGCGCGGGATCGCCTGGACTGACACCCTGCAGGGTGCGTTCATGCTCGTCACGACGTGGGTCGCGACGATCTGGGTGCTCGCCGCCGTCGGCGGTCCCGGCGCCGCGACCGAAGCGATCGCCTCGAGCGAGGCGACGAGCGGGTTCCTCTCGCTGGGTAGCGCCTACTACACGCCCCAGTGGATGCTCTCGACGGCGATCACGATCGGCTTCGGCGTCGCGATGTTCCCGCAGGTCAATCAGCGCTTTTTCGCCGCGGGCTCGAAGACGGTGCTCAAACGCTCGTTCGCCCTCTGGCCGATCCTCTGCGTTCTGCTGTTCGTCCCCTCGTTCATGCTCGGCGCGTGGGCCGCCGGCCTCGAGTTGACGGTGCCGGAGGGCGGTAACGTGCTCCCAATCGTGCTCGCCGAGTACACGCCCGTCTGGTTCGCTGCGCTCGTCATTGCCGGCGCGATGGCGGCGATGATGTCCTCTTCGGACTCGATGCTGCTGTCGGGCTCGTCCTATTTCACGCGGGACCTATGTCGCCCGATCCTCGCGTTCTTCGGACGGGCGCTCTCCGAGCGAGGCGAGGATCTGATCGCCCGCATCGGCGTCGTGGTCTTCGCCAGTGCGGCCTTCCTCGCGAGCCTCTGGAACCCCGCGACGCTGTTCGAACTCGGCGACGCCGCCTTCAGCGGGTTCGCACAGCTCGCCCTCCCCGTACTCGTGGCTCTCTACTGGCGCCGGACGACTCGAGCCGGGATCACCGCCGGAATCCTCGCCAGTCAGACGTTCTACCTCTTATGTCTCTTTCTCTCGGTCGTTCCCAGCAGTTACGCCGGCTGGACGGCCGGCATCGTCGGCATGGGCGTCGGACTGCTCGTCACCGTCGCCGTCTCGCTGGTGACGACGCCCGCGGCCGCCGAGCGGCGGGCGCTCTATTTCGAGCGGCTGGGTGCGGACTGA
- a CDS encoding SDR family oxidoreductase translates to MDLELDGNSALVTASSSGLGFASAETLAAEGANVMICGRDEERLEEAREKLADTGDGEVRATPTDLTDPDEVSHLVSETVDAFGGIDHLVTSSGGPPSTTFLETDEQDWYQAYDLLVMSVVWTIENAHEHLLESEHGTITCITSRTVREVADGLLLSNSVRRGVIGLVKTVSREFAPEIRANAVLPGTIETPRIEELIEANIERGVYEDYEEGLADMSSDIPMDRLGEPRELGDVVALLSSPRGSFVNGVALPIDGGLLRS, encoded by the coding sequence ATGGACCTCGAACTCGACGGGAACAGCGCACTGGTGACGGCCTCCTCGAGCGGGCTCGGCTTCGCGAGCGCCGAGACCCTCGCCGCGGAGGGCGCGAACGTGATGATCTGCGGGCGCGACGAGGAGCGCCTCGAGGAGGCCCGCGAGAAACTCGCCGACACGGGCGACGGCGAGGTCCGGGCGACGCCGACCGACCTCACGGACCCCGACGAGGTCTCCCATCTCGTCAGCGAGACGGTCGACGCCTTCGGCGGGATTGACCACCTCGTCACCTCCTCGGGCGGCCCGCCGAGCACCACCTTCCTCGAGACCGACGAACAGGACTGGTACCAGGCCTACGACCTGCTGGTGATGAGCGTCGTCTGGACGATCGAGAACGCCCACGAGCACCTCCTCGAGTCCGAACACGGCACGATCACCTGCATCACGTCCCGGACGGTCCGCGAGGTAGCCGACGGCCTCCTGCTGTCGAACTCCGTACGCCGGGGCGTGATCGGCCTCGTCAAGACCGTCTCGCGGGAGTTCGCACCCGAAATTCGCGCGAACGCGGTTCTCCCGGGAACGATCGAGACGCCCCGTATCGAGGAGCTCATCGAGGCGAACATCGAGCGCGGTGTCTACGAGGACTACGAGGAGGGGCTAGCGGACATGTCGAGCGACATCCCGATGGACCGCCTCGGCGAGCCCCGCGAACTGGGCGACGTCGTGGCGCTGCTCTCGAGTCCTCGCGGGAGTTTCGTCAACGGTGTCGCGCTCCCGATCGACGGCGGGCTGTTGCGGAGCTAG
- a CDS encoding riboflavin synthase, producing the protein MFTGIVEETGEIVARERTDDGLRLRIGADEVATGLEHGQSISVSGVCLTVERFETGTWFEVFLATETVERTYLGTLEEGDVVNLERAMPADGRFDGHVVQGHVDAVATVTEIESVEEDWFFEFELPEGYAKYVVEKGSITLDGISLTVADLDEGVASKTQRDRGGEAAEAAGRVTVAIIPTTYDLTTLSEKSVGDRVHLEVDVLAKYVERLLEARFE; encoded by the coding sequence ATGTTCACGGGAATCGTCGAGGAGACCGGCGAGATCGTCGCCCGCGAGCGGACCGACGACGGCCTCCGACTCCGCATCGGCGCCGACGAGGTCGCGACGGGCCTCGAGCACGGCCAGAGCATCAGCGTCAGCGGCGTCTGCCTAACGGTCGAACGCTTCGAGACGGGCACGTGGTTCGAGGTCTTCCTCGCGACCGAGACGGTCGAGCGGACCTATCTGGGGACCCTCGAGGAGGGGGACGTCGTCAACCTCGAGCGAGCGATGCCGGCCGACGGCCGGTTCGACGGCCACGTCGTCCAGGGCCACGTCGACGCGGTCGCGACGGTGACGGAAATCGAGTCCGTAGAAGAGGACTGGTTCTTCGAGTTCGAACTGCCCGAGGGGTACGCGAAGTACGTCGTCGAGAAGGGGTCGATCACGCTCGACGGGATCAGTCTCACCGTCGCCGACCTAGACGAAGGCGTTGCGTCGAAGACGCAACGAGACCGAGGCGGTGAAGCCGCCGAGGCCGCAGGTCGGGTGACCGTCGCCATCATCCCGACGACCTACGACCTCACGACGCTCTCCGAGAAATCGGTCGGCGATCGGGTCCACCTCGAGGTCGACGTGCTCGCGAAGTACGTCGAACGGCTGCTCGAGGCGCGGTTCGAGTGA
- a CDS encoding DUF7533 family protein: protein MAGIIDTIKLAGTLVFALPAAMAGIQFLIDGNTLVGVTLLTLAVLLVVVQHWLTMPSDIPELAVKRVVGSIASDPEAESDDDRDVVDVTPEDERR from the coding sequence ATGGCCGGTATCATCGACACGATCAAACTCGCGGGGACGCTCGTCTTCGCGCTTCCCGCTGCCATGGCCGGGATCCAGTTCCTGATCGACGGGAACACGCTCGTCGGCGTGACCCTGCTCACCCTCGCGGTGTTACTCGTCGTCGTCCAGCACTGGCTGACCATGCCGTCGGACATCCCGGAACTGGCCGTCAAACGGGTCGTCGGATCGATCGCCAGCGACCCGGAAGCCGAGTCGGACGACGACCGCGACGTGGTGGACGTCACTCCCGAAGACGAACGACGATAG